Proteins encoded by one window of Salvia splendens isolate huo1 chromosome 5, SspV2, whole genome shotgun sequence:
- the LOC121803141 gene encoding LRR receptor-like serine/threonine-protein kinase RGI5 produces the protein MAKNWVVLPILLLLLFTQCHEGSTQIHPTDLAALRQIKNSLTDIPSAAPFFSTWDFSSSDPCSSFAGLTCSDSRVTILTLGTGLSDSPGLSGSLSPAISRLSHLTQLILFASIVTGPIPPDLASLRRLRVISLTNNHLTGPIPPELLRLPDLHTLDLSRNRLSGAVPAPIPEAPHLKILVLAGNRLSGEFPGVLPSDLIHLDLSGNLLSGKLPATLPLALRYLSAASNRLWGPLSGSLDPLSDLAYVDLSMNQFSGPVPGSLLRPGVATLLLQRNNLSGGIPASPPWPAVEGSTVDLSHNFLSGEVGAALAGVETLFLNNNRLSGGVATEYVESVVVGTMKTLYLQHNYLTGFPLEEGSSLPDAAAVCVSYNCMVAPPLGLAACPVSAGDQLSRPAYQCAGFHNSLD, from the coding sequence ATGGCCAAAAACTGGGTGGTGCTTCcaatcctcctcctcctcctcttcactCAGTGCCACGAAGGCAGCACCCAAATCCACCCCACCGACCTCGCCGCCCTCCGCCAAATCAAGAACTCCCTCACCGACATCCCTTCCGCCGCCCCATTCTTCTCCACCTGGGACTTCTCCTCCTCCGATCCCTGCTCCTCCTTCGCCGGCCTCACCTGCTCCGACTCCCGCGTCACCATCCTCACCCTCGGCACCGGCCTCTCCGACTCCCCCGGCCTCTCTGGCTCCCTCTCCCCCGCCATCTCCCGCCTCTCCCACCTCACCCAGCTCATCCTCTTCGCCAGCATTGTCACCGGCCCCATCCCGCCAGACCTTGCCTCCCTCCGCCGCCTCAGGGTCATCTCCCTCACCAACAACCACCTCACCGGCCCCATCCCGCCGGAGCTCCTCCGCCTCCCGGACCTCCACACCCTCGACCTCAGCCGGAACCGCCTCTCCGGCGCCGTTCCTGCGCCAATCCCGGAGGCGCCCCACCTCAAGATCCTCGTCCTCGCCGGAAATCGCCTCTCCGGGGaatttcccggcgtccttccgTCGGATCTCATCCACCTCGACCTCAGCGGAAACTTACTCTCCGGCAAACTTCCGGCGACTTTGCCCCTGGCGCTCCGATACCTGTCGGCGGCGAGCAATCGCCTGTGGGGGCCACTCAGTGGGTCTCTGGACCCGCTGAGCGACCTCGCCTACGTGGACTTGAGCATGAACCAATTCAGTGGGCCCGTCCCGGGCTCGCTGCTCCGCCCTGGCGTGGCGACGCTCCTCCTCCAACGGAACAATCTCTCCGGCGGCATTCCGGCGTCGCCGCCTTGGCCGGCGGTGGAGGGGTCGACGGTGGACCTGAGCCACAACTTTTTGTCCGGGGAGGTGGGGGCGGCGCTGGCCGGGGTGGAGACGCTTTTCTTGAACAACAACCGGCTGAGCGGCGGCGTGGCGACGGAGTACGTGGAGAGCGTGGTGGTGGGGACCATGAAGACGCTCTACTTGCAGCATAACTACCTGACGGGATTCCCGTTGGAGGAGGGGTCGTCGCTGCCGGACGCGGCGGCGGTGTGCGTGTCGTATAATTGCATGGTAGCGCCGCCGTTGGGGCTGGCAGCGTGCCCCGTCAGCGCCGGAGACCAGCTATCGAGGCCGGCCTATCAGTGCGCCGGATTTCATAATTCTTTGGATTGA